In Hemibagrus wyckioides isolate EC202008001 linkage group LG21, SWU_Hwy_1.0, whole genome shotgun sequence, the following proteins share a genomic window:
- the cdk5rap1 gene encoding CDK5 regulatory subunit-associated protein 1 isoform X1 encodes MEAAGSLRLFMFSVYKNLSRRARAYQRRYCSARATPAATVTDEETRLREFKTRLWSGPGLSDFIKHSSSNKKKVPEVHEYEEPYLPENSTEANLRKVYFETYGCQMNVNDTEIAWSILQKGGYQRTAELSEADVVLLVTCSIREKAEQTIWNRLKQLGVLKKKRPKADAPLKIGVLGCMAERLKTELLEREKLVDVIAGPDAYRDLPRLLSLAHGGQRASNVLLSLEETYADVMPVHHAGHSAFVSIMRGCDNMCSYCIVPFTRGRERSRPVSSILEEVRRLSDQGVKEVTLLGQNVNSYRDTSETQISTSALSRGFSTVYRKKQGGLRFADLLDRVSMIDPDMRIRFTSPHPKDFPDEVLHLIQERNNICKQIHLPAQSGSSRVLQSMRRGYTREAYLELVENIRKIIPGVSLSSDFIAGFCGETEEDHQQTLSLLREVGYNVGFLFAYSMRKKTHAYHRLQDDVPTEVKQRRLEDLISVFREEAAKLNSALIGSTQLVLVEGESKRSPEDLCGRNDGNVKVIFPRKDLPSDPTGTNTAPVKAGDYVLVKVSSNLWVFCVLLPFSFHISIKHDLH; translated from the exons ATGGAAGCTGCAGGAAGTCTCAGGCTGTTTATGTTCAGCGTTTATAAAAATTTATCTCGACGTGCGCGCGCCTACCAGCGACGTTATTGCTCAGCGCGTGCGACTCCAGCGGCTACCGTTACCGATGAGGAGACCAGACTGAGGGAGTTTAAAACCAGACTGTGGTCCGGTCCGGGTTTAAGCGACTTTATTAAACATTCTTCGTCAAACAAGAAAAAGGTTCCTGAAGTTCATGAATATGAAGAGCCATATCTTCCAGAAAACTCCACTGAAGCAAATCTACGCAAAG TGTATTTTGAAACATACGGCTGTCAAATGAACGTAAATGACACCGAAATCGCCTGGTCCATTCTTCAGAAAGGAGGCTACCAAAGGACAGCTGAGCTCTCAGAG GCGGATGTGGTGCTGCTCGTCACCTGCTCCATAAG aGAGAAAGCAGAGCAGACGATCTGGAACAGACTCAAACAGCTTGGAGTGCTGAAAAAGAAGCGGCCTAAAGCTGATGCCCCGTTGAAAATAGGAGTATTGG GCTGCATGGCAGAGCGACTGAAGACCGAGCTGTTAGAACGAGAGAAGCTGGTGGACGTCATAGCAGGACCTGACGCTTACAGAGACCTGCCACGGCTCCTGTCTCTTGCTCACGGAGGGCAGAGAGCCAGCAACGTCCTGCTTTCCCTGGAGGAGACCTACGCTGATGTCATGCCAGTCCATCACGCAGGACACAGTGCTTTTGT GTCCATTATGCGTGGCTGTGACAACATGTGCAGCTACTGTATCGTGCCCTTCACTCGCGGAAGAGAGAGGAGCCGACCTGTGTCCTCCATACTGGAAGAAGTGCGCAGGCTCTCCGACCAG GGGGTGAAGGAGGTGACTCTGTTGGGGCAGAACGTAAACAGCTACAGGGATACATCAGAGACGCAGATCAGCACCTCCGCTCTCAGTCGGGGTTTCAGCACGGTGTATCGTAAGAAGCAGGGAGGCCTACGTTTCGCTGATCTTCTGGATCGAGTCTCCATGATTGATCCTGACATGAGGATACGCTTCACCTCTCCACATCCCAAAGATTTTCCAGATGAG gtATTACATCTGATCCAGGAGAGGAATAACATCTGTAAGCAGATCCACCTCCCAGCTCAGAGTGGCAGCAGTCGAGTTTTACAGTCCATGAGACGCGG CTACACCAGGGAGGCGTACCTCGAGTTGGTGGAAAACATTCGAAAGATAATACCAG GGGTCAGTCTGAGCAGCGACTTCATTGCCGGTTTCTGTGGCGAGACAGAGGAGGACCACCAGCAGACGCTGTCTCTGCTCAGGGAGGTGGGCTACAATGTAGGCTTCCTGTTTGCCTACAGCATGAGGAAG AAAACACACGCATACCACCGTCTCCAAGACGACGTCCCCACCGAGGTGAAGCAGAGGCGTCTGGAGGATCTCATATCCGTGTTCAGAGAGGAAGCCGCTAAACTGAACTCGGCTCTCATCGGGAGCACGCAGCTCGTCCTAGTGGAGGGA GAGAGTAAACGATCACCGGAGGATCTGTGCGGTCGGAATGACGGCAACGTAAAAGTGATTTTTCCCAGAAAGGATTTGCCCTCTGATCCCACAGGCACTAATACTGCCCCAGTTAAAGCGGGGGACTATGTACTGGTGAAGGTGAGTTCTAACCTTTGGGTCTTCTGTGTGcttttgcctttttctttccacatcaGTATTAAACATGATCTCCATTAG
- the LOC131342548 gene encoding bactericidal permeability-increasing protein-like: MARVWDGVDMLSLWYVSALLIFLSPEASGTNPGVKVRLTQHGLEYGRQIGIITLQEKLKTLKIPDLSGSEKVSPIGKVSYSLTGIRILDLGLPKSGVGLVPGTGVSLFIGDAYINLHGNWRVKYLRIIKDSGSFDLSVKKLSISVTIGVKGDDTGRPTVSSANCAASVGDVSIKFHGGASWLYNLFKSYVDKALRKALQNQICSLVAQAIDEMNPHLKTLNVLAPVDKYAEIEYSMVESPLISNSSIDLSLKGEFYNIGHHQEPPFSPTPFSLPDQDTNMLYIALSAFTLNSAGFVYNNAGVLSLYITDDMIPSGFPIRLNTRTFGTFIPQIAKQYPGLMMKLLVKAVKEPDITFQPNNVTVRVSSTVTAYAIQPNATLSLVFILSVNASVSAQIYVSGLKVAGVLSLNGMDMALMTSYVGPFQVKSLDSVFNMILKVVVIPKVNSYLKQGYPLPSIGKMNLLNTQLQILKDHVLIGTDVQFGP; this comes from the exons ATGGCGCGTGTTTGG gacggAGTGGACATGCTGTCTCTGTGGTATGTGTCGGCTCtgctcatctttctctctccggAGGCTTCGGGAACTAACCCCGGGGTTAAAGTGAGACTCACTCAGCATGGCCTGGAGTATG GTCGCCAGATTGGCATCATCACCTTACAGGAGAAGCTGAAAACCCTTAAAATCCCAGATCTGAGCGGCTCGGAGAAAGTGTCTCCCATCGGCAAAGTCTCGTACAGTCTGACAGG CATACGGATCTTGGATCTCGGCTTGCCTAAGTCTGGGGTGGGGTTAGTACCTGGCACCGGGGTGAGTCTGTTCATCGGCGATGCCTACATTAACCTGCACGGCAACTGGAGAGTCAAGTACCTGAGAATCAT AAAGGACAGCGGTTCATTCGACCTGTCCGTCAAAAAACTCAGCATCAGCGTCACCATCGGGGTTAAAGGCGATGACACGGGACGGCCGACGGTCAGCAGCGCTAACTGTGCAGCCTCTGTTGGTGACGTCAGTATCAAGTTTCATGGAGGTGCCAG CTGGCTGTATAACCTGTTCAAGAGCTACGTCGATAAGGCTCTGCGCAAAGCGCTACAGAATCAG ATCTGTTCTCTGGTGGCTCAAGCCATAGACGAGATGAATCCCCATCTGAAAACTCTAAACG TTCTTGCGCCAGTTGACAAGTACGCCGAAATCGAGTATTCCATGGTGGAGTCTCCACTCATTTCGAATTCCAGCATCGATCTCAGCTTAAAG gGCGAGTTCTACAACATTGGGCATCACCAGGAGCCTCCGTTCTCCCCGACACCCTTCTCTCTGCCTGATCAGGACACCAACATGCTGTACATCGCGTTATCAGCTTTCACCCTGAACTCAGCCGGCTTCGTGTACAACAACGCCGGAGTGCTGAGTCTCTACATAACAGACGACATG ATCCCATCTGGTTTTCCTATTCGACTGAACACAAGGACATTTGGGACTTTCATTCCACAA ATTGCTAAGCAGTACCCTGGCCTGATGATGAAGCTCCTGGTGAAGGCTGTGAAGGAGCCGGACATCACATTTCAGCCCAACAACGTGACGGTTCGGGTGAGCAGCACCGTTACAGCCTACGCTATTCAGCCCAACGCCACACTGTCTCTGGTGTTCATCCTCAGCGTG aatgcCAGCGTGAGCGCTCAGATTTACGTCAGCGGCCTCAAAGTGGCTGGAGTTTTGAGTCTCAATGG aatggacatggcattaatgacaAGTTACGTGGGACCGTTTCAG GTGAAGTCACTGGACAGTGTTTTCAACATGATCTTGAAAGTTGTTGTGATTCCCAAAGTGAACT CTTACTTGAAGCAAGGTTACCCTCTGCCTTCCATTGGAAAAATGAATTTGCTCAACACTCAGCTTCAAATCCTGAAG GATCATGTGTTGATCGGAACAGACGTCCAGTTCGGTCCATGA
- the LOC131342546 gene encoding bactericidal permeability-increasing protein-like isoform X1: MTGFTLNMGYILFFCRRKLYKSHAVKDTVRVDMVSLWYVLSLLTFLSLEASGTNPGVQMRITQKGLEYEREISIVPLQEKLKTIYIPDMSGKAEVLVMDVSYTVSDMRIQEVDLLSSSVGLVPGTGVSLSINNAYIGLNGNWKVEYLFVDDDGWFSLYIGGLSVSATIGVNNDGQGRPSVYAAHCTASIGRVEITLHGGLSWLYQLFDSYINSAVLNALQPQICNLVIEAINSLNPHLRTLNVLAQVDKYAEIDYSMVGSPFVSYSGIDLGLKGEFYNIGWHQEPPFSPTPFSLPAEDSKMMYIALSAFTMNSAGFVYNKAGVLYLYITDDMIPSGSPYRLDTKTFGVFIPEIAKQYPGLKMKLLVRAAKEPNISFEPNNMTMQASGTVTAYAIQPNATLSPLFILNMNASVSALIYVSGLKVAGNVTLNKINMTLGTSYVGPIQVELLNNVLRTVLNFAVIPKVNALLKQGYPLPAIGQMNLRNTQLQILKDYVLIGTDVQFLGLELPDVL; this comes from the exons ATGACTGGTTTCACTTTGAACATGGGGTACATACTGTTCTTCTGCAGGAGGAAGCTGTATAAGTCACATGCTGTAAAGGACACG gtcaGAGTGGACATGGTGTCTCTATGGTATGTGTTGTCTCTGCTCACCTTCCTCTCTCTGGAGGCTTCAGGAACCAACCCAGGAGTACAAATGAGAATCACTCAAAAGGGGCTTGAGTATG AACGTGAGATTAGCATCGTCCCCCTACAGGAGAAGCTCAAAACCATCTACATCCCAGACATGAGCGGCAAAGCAGAGGTTTTAGTTATGGACGTCTCGTACACCGTGAGCGA CATGCGGATCCAGGAAGTCGACTTGCTTTCGTCATCTGTGGGGTTGGTACCTGGTACTGGGGTGAGTCTGTCCATCAACAACGCCTACATTGGCCTGAACGGCAACTGGAAAGTCGAATATTTGTTCGT AGACGATGACGGCTGGTTCAGTTTGTACATCGGCGGCCTCAGTGTCAGCGCCACCATTGGCGTGAACAACGATGGTCAAGGGCGTCCGAGTGTTTACGCCGCTCACTGTACCGCTTCTATCGGTCGAGTCGAGATCACGCTTCACGGAGGTTTGAG CTGGCTGTATCAGCTGTTTGATAGCTACATCAATTCAGCCGTGCTTAATGCCCTACAGCCACAG ATCTGTAATCTGGTGATTGAAGCCATAAATAGCTTAAATCCACATCTGAGAACTCTCAATG TTCTTGCACAAGTTGACAAGTACGCAGAAATCGACTATTCCATGGTGGGGTCGCCGTTTGTTTCTTATTCTGGCATTGATCTCGGTTTAAAG GGCGAGTTCTACAACATCGGGTGGCACCAGGAGCCTCCGTTCTCCCCGACACCCTTCTCCCTGCCTGCTGAGGACAGCAAAATGATGTACATCGCATTGTCAGCTTTCACCATGAACTCGGCCGGCTTCGTGTACAACAAGGCCGGAGTGCTGTATCTCTACATAACGGACGACATG ATCCCTTCCGGTTCTCCTTATCGACTTGACACAAAGACGTTTGGGGTTTTCATTCCAGAA ATTGCTAAGCAGTATCCTGGCCTGAAGATGAAGCTCCTGGTGAGGGCTGCGAAGGAGCCGAACATCTCATTCGAACCCAACAACATGACCATGCAGGCGAGCGGCACCGTTACAGCCTACGCTATTCAGCCCAACGCCACGCTGTCTCCTCTGTTCATCCTCAACATG aatGCCAGCGTGAGCGCTCTGATTTACGTCAGCGGCCTCAAAGTGGCTGGAAATGTGACTCTGAACAA AATTAACATGACATTAGGCACAAGCTACGTGGGACCAATCCAG GTGGAATTACTAAACAATGTTCTAAGGACCGTCTTAAATTTTGCTGTGATACCCAAAGTTAACG CTCTCCTAAAGCAAGGCTATCCTCTACCTGCAATCGGACAAATGAACCTGCGCAACACCCAGCTTCAGATCCTGAAG GATTACGTGCTGATCGGGACAGATGTCCAGTTCTTAGGACTGGAGTTACCTGATGTCCTCTAA
- the cdk5rap1 gene encoding CDK5 regulatory subunit-associated protein 1 isoform X2, with amino-acid sequence MEAAGSLRLFMFSVYKNLSRRARAYQRRYCSARATPAATVTDEETRLREFKTRLWSGPGLSDFIKHSSSNKKKVPEVHEYEEPYLPENSTEANLRKVYFETYGCQMNVNDTEIAWSILQKGGYQRTAELSEADVVLLVTCSIREKAEQTIWNRLKQLGVLKKKRPKADAPLKIGVLGCMAERLKTELLEREKLVDVIAGPDAYRDLPRLLSLAHGGQRASNVLLSLEETYADVMPVHHAGHSAFVSIMRGCDNMCSYCIVPFTRGRERSRPVSSILEEVRRLSDQGVKEVTLLGQNVNSYRDTSETQISTSALSRGFSTVYRKKQGGLRFADLLDRVSMIDPDMRIRFTSPHPKDFPDEVLHLIQERNNICKQIHLPAQSGSSRVLQSMRRGYTREAYLELVENIRKIIPGVSLSSDFIAGFCGETEEDHQQTLSLLREVGYNVGFLFAYSMRKKTHAYHRLQDDVPTEVKQRRLEDLISVFREEAAKLNSALIGSTQLVLVEGESKRSPEDLCGRNDGNVKVIFPRKDLPSDPTGTNTAPVKAGDYVLVKITSANSQSLRGHAFSHTSLNL; translated from the exons ATGGAAGCTGCAGGAAGTCTCAGGCTGTTTATGTTCAGCGTTTATAAAAATTTATCTCGACGTGCGCGCGCCTACCAGCGACGTTATTGCTCAGCGCGTGCGACTCCAGCGGCTACCGTTACCGATGAGGAGACCAGACTGAGGGAGTTTAAAACCAGACTGTGGTCCGGTCCGGGTTTAAGCGACTTTATTAAACATTCTTCGTCAAACAAGAAAAAGGTTCCTGAAGTTCATGAATATGAAGAGCCATATCTTCCAGAAAACTCCACTGAAGCAAATCTACGCAAAG TGTATTTTGAAACATACGGCTGTCAAATGAACGTAAATGACACCGAAATCGCCTGGTCCATTCTTCAGAAAGGAGGCTACCAAAGGACAGCTGAGCTCTCAGAG GCGGATGTGGTGCTGCTCGTCACCTGCTCCATAAG aGAGAAAGCAGAGCAGACGATCTGGAACAGACTCAAACAGCTTGGAGTGCTGAAAAAGAAGCGGCCTAAAGCTGATGCCCCGTTGAAAATAGGAGTATTGG GCTGCATGGCAGAGCGACTGAAGACCGAGCTGTTAGAACGAGAGAAGCTGGTGGACGTCATAGCAGGACCTGACGCTTACAGAGACCTGCCACGGCTCCTGTCTCTTGCTCACGGAGGGCAGAGAGCCAGCAACGTCCTGCTTTCCCTGGAGGAGACCTACGCTGATGTCATGCCAGTCCATCACGCAGGACACAGTGCTTTTGT GTCCATTATGCGTGGCTGTGACAACATGTGCAGCTACTGTATCGTGCCCTTCACTCGCGGAAGAGAGAGGAGCCGACCTGTGTCCTCCATACTGGAAGAAGTGCGCAGGCTCTCCGACCAG GGGGTGAAGGAGGTGACTCTGTTGGGGCAGAACGTAAACAGCTACAGGGATACATCAGAGACGCAGATCAGCACCTCCGCTCTCAGTCGGGGTTTCAGCACGGTGTATCGTAAGAAGCAGGGAGGCCTACGTTTCGCTGATCTTCTGGATCGAGTCTCCATGATTGATCCTGACATGAGGATACGCTTCACCTCTCCACATCCCAAAGATTTTCCAGATGAG gtATTACATCTGATCCAGGAGAGGAATAACATCTGTAAGCAGATCCACCTCCCAGCTCAGAGTGGCAGCAGTCGAGTTTTACAGTCCATGAGACGCGG CTACACCAGGGAGGCGTACCTCGAGTTGGTGGAAAACATTCGAAAGATAATACCAG GGGTCAGTCTGAGCAGCGACTTCATTGCCGGTTTCTGTGGCGAGACAGAGGAGGACCACCAGCAGACGCTGTCTCTGCTCAGGGAGGTGGGCTACAATGTAGGCTTCCTGTTTGCCTACAGCATGAGGAAG AAAACACACGCATACCACCGTCTCCAAGACGACGTCCCCACCGAGGTGAAGCAGAGGCGTCTGGAGGATCTCATATCCGTGTTCAGAGAGGAAGCCGCTAAACTGAACTCGGCTCTCATCGGGAGCACGCAGCTCGTCCTAGTGGAGGGA GAGAGTAAACGATCACCGGAGGATCTGTGCGGTCGGAATGACGGCAACGTAAAAGTGATTTTTCCCAGAAAGGATTTGCCCTCTGATCCCACAGGCACTAATACTGCCCCAGTTAAAGCGGGGGACTATGTACTGGTGAAG ATCACTTCAGCAAACTCCCAGAGTCTGCGAGGCCACGCCTTCAGCCACACCTCCCTGAACTTGTGA
- the LOC131342549 gene encoding bactericidal permeability-increasing protein-like: MTSLQIAKQYPGLMMKLLVKAVKEPDITFQPNNVTVRVSSTVTAYAIQPNATLSLVFILSVNASVSAQIYVSGLKVAGVLSLNGMDMALMTSYVGPFQVKSLDSVFNMILKVVVIPKVNSYLKQGYPLPSIGKMNLLNTQLQILKQFVVTWKNCATKSS; this comes from the exons ATGACGTCACTCCAGATTGCTAAGCAGTACCCTGGCCTGATGATGAAGCTCCTGGTGAAGGCTGTGAAGGAGCCGGACATCACATTTCAGCCCAACAACGTGACGGTTCGGGTGAGCAGCACCGTTACAGCCTATGCTATTCAGCCCAACGCCACACTGTCTCTGGTGTTCATCCTCAGCGTG aatgcCAGCGTGAGCGCTCAGATTTACGTCAGCGGCCTCAAAGTGGCTGGAGTTTTGAGTCTCAATGG aatggacatggcattaatgacaAGTTACGTGGGACCGTTTCAG GTGAAGTCACTGGACAGTGTTTTCAACATGATCTTGAAAGTTGTTGTGATTCCCAAAGTGAACT CTTACTTGAAGCAAGGTTACCCTCTGCCTTCCATTGGAAAAATGAATTTGCTCAACACTCAGCTTCAAATCCTGAAG cagtttGTAGTCACGTGgaagaattgtgcaaccaagagctcatGA
- the LOC131342546 gene encoding bactericidal permeability-increasing protein-like isoform X2, whose amino-acid sequence MVSLWYVLSLLTFLSLEASGTNPGVQMRITQKGLEYEREISIVPLQEKLKTIYIPDMSGKAEVLVMDVSYTVSDMRIQEVDLLSSSVGLVPGTGVSLSINNAYIGLNGNWKVEYLFVDDDGWFSLYIGGLSVSATIGVNNDGQGRPSVYAAHCTASIGRVEITLHGGLSWLYQLFDSYINSAVLNALQPQICNLVIEAINSLNPHLRTLNVLAQVDKYAEIDYSMVGSPFVSYSGIDLGLKGEFYNIGWHQEPPFSPTPFSLPAEDSKMMYIALSAFTMNSAGFVYNKAGVLYLYITDDMIPSGSPYRLDTKTFGVFIPEIAKQYPGLKMKLLVRAAKEPNISFEPNNMTMQASGTVTAYAIQPNATLSPLFILNMNASVSALIYVSGLKVAGNVTLNKINMTLGTSYVGPIQVELLNNVLRTVLNFAVIPKVNALLKQGYPLPAIGQMNLRNTQLQILKDYVLIGTDVQFLGLELPDVL is encoded by the exons ATGGTGTCTCTATGGTATGTGTTGTCTCTGCTCACCTTCCTCTCTCTGGAGGCTTCAGGAACCAACCCAGGAGTACAAATGAGAATCACTCAAAAGGGGCTTGAGTATG AACGTGAGATTAGCATCGTCCCCCTACAGGAGAAGCTCAAAACCATCTACATCCCAGACATGAGCGGCAAAGCAGAGGTTTTAGTTATGGACGTCTCGTACACCGTGAGCGA CATGCGGATCCAGGAAGTCGACTTGCTTTCGTCATCTGTGGGGTTGGTACCTGGTACTGGGGTGAGTCTGTCCATCAACAACGCCTACATTGGCCTGAACGGCAACTGGAAAGTCGAATATTTGTTCGT AGACGATGACGGCTGGTTCAGTTTGTACATCGGCGGCCTCAGTGTCAGCGCCACCATTGGCGTGAACAACGATGGTCAAGGGCGTCCGAGTGTTTACGCCGCTCACTGTACCGCTTCTATCGGTCGAGTCGAGATCACGCTTCACGGAGGTTTGAG CTGGCTGTATCAGCTGTTTGATAGCTACATCAATTCAGCCGTGCTTAATGCCCTACAGCCACAG ATCTGTAATCTGGTGATTGAAGCCATAAATAGCTTAAATCCACATCTGAGAACTCTCAATG TTCTTGCACAAGTTGACAAGTACGCAGAAATCGACTATTCCATGGTGGGGTCGCCGTTTGTTTCTTATTCTGGCATTGATCTCGGTTTAAAG GGCGAGTTCTACAACATCGGGTGGCACCAGGAGCCTCCGTTCTCCCCGACACCCTTCTCCCTGCCTGCTGAGGACAGCAAAATGATGTACATCGCATTGTCAGCTTTCACCATGAACTCGGCCGGCTTCGTGTACAACAAGGCCGGAGTGCTGTATCTCTACATAACGGACGACATG ATCCCTTCCGGTTCTCCTTATCGACTTGACACAAAGACGTTTGGGGTTTTCATTCCAGAA ATTGCTAAGCAGTATCCTGGCCTGAAGATGAAGCTCCTGGTGAGGGCTGCGAAGGAGCCGAACATCTCATTCGAACCCAACAACATGACCATGCAGGCGAGCGGCACCGTTACAGCCTACGCTATTCAGCCCAACGCCACGCTGTCTCCTCTGTTCATCCTCAACATG aatGCCAGCGTGAGCGCTCTGATTTACGTCAGCGGCCTCAAAGTGGCTGGAAATGTGACTCTGAACAA AATTAACATGACATTAGGCACAAGCTACGTGGGACCAATCCAG GTGGAATTACTAAACAATGTTCTAAGGACCGTCTTAAATTTTGCTGTGATACCCAAAGTTAACG CTCTCCTAAAGCAAGGCTATCCTCTACCTGCAATCGGACAAATGAACCTGCGCAACACCCAGCTTCAGATCCTGAAG GATTACGTGCTGATCGGGACAGATGTCCAGTTCTTAGGACTGGAGTTACCTGATGTCCTCTAA